From the genome of Fusarium oxysporum f. sp. lycopersici 4287 chromosome 3, whole genome shotgun sequence, one region includes:
- a CDS encoding hypothetical protein (At least one base has a quality score < 10) has protein sequence MSSQEIPDYIDDHSFDTLPLRAADGPTGVLIFPPEEGCGDDFQPFNLEYRDFKINPLPKEPLELFQLFVPISLIQSWIKYTNSWVAHLLKNAVIDNWNTPLSKQSRILKWEGISTATAYVWLGVLIYLGIHREISIKDHWKSPSLGDQRPLHSIIKFMPLRKFELITRYFRTFDYTKLDVRDESDLPKTFQAAEEWSNHIQRVSIELYSPGTNLTVDECMIPFTGRSKETTVVKNKPTPVGFKVWVIAQQGFFLQWLWHMKASPYKAVIVELPTPTPYGKKGKLRTEIPLNNTQSVVVHLLKRLSTQTHHVFTDNLFSSPQLFRLLRQLGHGATGTARPNCGITTEMKHVKETGKAPDGIALQYNEVYLIPTQDKQVIQIAWKDSSIVLFLSTVLSGAPHERTPKKRKKPAKRGTKAESQRLQQVFNGDSFKIIPIPTVAAQYNDELNHVDRGDQIRSYTTYQHRFRRGPWQALLWSFLLEFALANSFILQKKTRQPRWKPYSMLKAWKEEAVQEWKKTSRIQKHGKFTYKEISIMSIGAYIQAA, from the exons ATGAGCTCCCAAGAGATACCTGATTATATAGATGATCACAGCTTTGATACCCTGCCTTTGAGGGCGGCTGATGGCCCCACCGGCGTGCTTATTTTTCCGCCTGAAGAGGGCTGCGGTGATGATTTTCAACCTTTCAACCTAGAATATCGTgatttcaagatcaaccctCTACCCAAGGAACCGCTTGAATTATTCCAGCTTTTCGTACCTATTTCCCTTATACAGTCATGGATTAAATACACCAACAGCTGGGTCGCTCACTTACTTAAAAATGCCGTTATTGACAACTGGAATACCCCCCTTTCCAAACAGTCCCGCATTCTCAAGTGGGAAGGCATCTCCACCGCAACAGCTTATGTATGGCTTGGGGTCCTTATTTACCTAGGAATTCATAGGGAAATATCGATCAAAGACCATTGGAAGTCCCCTAGCCTAGGAGATCAGCGCCCTCTTCactcaatcatcaagttcatgccgTTACGGAAGTTCGAGCTGATCACGAGGTATTTCCGCACTTTTGACTACACCAAGCTCGATGTGAGGGATGAGAGCGACCTTCCAAAGACCTTCCAagcggctgaagagtggtctaATCACATACAAAGGGTGTCTATCGAGCTCTATTCTCCAGGGACTAACCTCActgtagatgagtgtatgaTCCCTTTTACAGGCagatcaaaagagacaacGGTCGTCAAGAATAAACCCACGCCCGTGGGGTTCAAAGTCTGGGTTATCGCCCAACAGGGCTTCTTTCTgcagtggctttggcacATGAAGGCATCACCATACAAGGCTGTTATAGTCGAGCTACCTACACCAACGCCGTATggcaagaagggaaagctaCGGACCGAGATTCCTCTCAATAATACACAAAGCGTCGTGGTTCACCTACTAAAAAGGCTGTCAACGCAGACACATCACGTCTTCACGGATAACCTCTTCTCGTCGCCGCAGCTCTTCCGCCTTCTTCGGCAGCTTGGCCACGGTGCCACAGGCACGGCACGCCCTAACTGCGGCATCACCACCGAGATGAAGCATGTAAAAGAGACCGGAAAAGCTCCTGACGGCATAGCTTTGCAATATAACGAGGTATATTTGATCCCGACACAAGATAAACAG GTCATCCAAATCGCTTGGAAAGATAGCAGCATCGtgctcttcctttcaacTGTGCTTAGCGGAGCCCCTCACGAGCGCACACcaaaaaagaggaaaaagcCCGCCAAAAGAGGCACAAAGGCAGAGTCACAGCGCCTGCAGCAGGTCTTCAATGGTGATAGCTTCAAGATAATCCCTATTCCTACTGTTGCCGCTCAGTATAACGATGAACTGAATCACGTTGACCGCGGCGATCAGATACGGTCTTATACAACATATCAGCACCGATTCCGGCGCGGTCCTTGGCAGGCGTTGCTTTGGTCTTTCCTCCTTGAATTCGcacttgcgaatagcttcattttacAGAAGAAAACACGGCAGCCTCGTTGGAAGCCCTATAGCATGCTTAAAGCTTGGAAGGA AGAGGCCGTACAGGAATGGAAGAAGACATCGAGGATACAGAAGCACGGCAAATTCACCTacaaagagatatcaatcatgtccATCGGGGCATACATTCAAGCTGCCTAG